The following proteins are co-located in the Rhodococcus opacus B4 genome:
- a CDS encoding chorismate mutase: MTDSDSGAVTEDATGAVSDGTDLIRVHAEIARLDAEILDAVNRRLVLAQLAARTRVESGAPMVALGGETDVIRRYQDELGPRGSLLALELLRLARPPFSSTYRTR, from the coding sequence ATGACGGACAGTGATTCCGGGGCAGTCACCGAGGACGCCACAGGCGCAGTCTCCGACGGCACGGATCTAATTCGCGTTCACGCCGAGATCGCCCGGCTCGATGCGGAGATTCTGGACGCGGTCAATCGCCGCCTCGTTCTCGCACAGCTCGCCGCTCGAACCCGCGTCGAGTCCGGTGCACCGATGGTCGCGCTCGGCGGGGAGACCGACGTGATCCGCCGCTATCAGGACGAATTGGGCCCCCGGGGTTCGCTGCTGGCGCTGGAACTGCTCCGGCTGGCGCGGCCGCCCTTTTCGTCGACGTACCGAACACGGTAG
- a CDS encoding transglycosylase family protein, with protein sequence MTTRNMEKRTFGWIALIGAAATVLLGLGAGTALGAPHDWDEVAECESGGDWTTDTGNGFYGGLQFTPETWKANGGKGDPSEASEAEQIRVAENVLKTQGPGAWPVCGQYLKKGGTAPVEVPPVTPAPAPDVVETPEVVETPDAVETPEVVETPDAVETPDVVETPDLAEAPDAVETPAPVETPTTAEDPATVKAAAQEALDSARALAAQNGSSEVFEERAAAPR encoded by the coding sequence ATGACCACTCGCAACATGGAGAAACGCACCTTCGGCTGGATCGCCCTGATCGGCGCGGCCGCCACCGTTCTACTGGGGCTGGGCGCGGGAACCGCACTCGGCGCGCCGCACGACTGGGACGAAGTCGCGGAGTGTGAAAGCGGCGGCGACTGGACCACCGACACCGGAAACGGGTTCTATGGCGGTCTGCAGTTCACGCCGGAGACCTGGAAGGCGAACGGCGGGAAGGGTGACCCCTCGGAAGCCAGTGAGGCCGAGCAGATCCGGGTCGCCGAAAACGTCCTGAAGACTCAAGGCCCCGGCGCATGGCCGGTGTGCGGCCAATATCTGAAGAAGGGCGGCACAGCGCCCGTCGAGGTACCCCCCGTCACCCCGGCACCTGCACCGGACGTCGTGGAGACGCCGGAGGTCGTGGAGACGCCGGATGCTGTCGAGACACCGGAGGTCGTGGAGACGCCGGATGCTGTCGAGACACCGGATGTCGTGGAGACGCCCGATCTCGCGGAGGCTCCCGACGCTGTCGAGACGCCCGCGCCGGTCGAAACGCCCACGACAGCCGAGGATCCCGCCACGGTGAAGGCGGCCGCCCAGGAGGCCCTGGACAGCGCTCGCGCGCTCGCCGCGCAGAACGGGTCGAGCGAGGTGTTCGAGGAGAGGGCCGCGGCACCGCGGTAA
- a CDS encoding phenylacetate--CoA ligase family protein, producing the protein MSRSVPGDGSDDPGHMAYARVRAGQVNAVQAALGDHTGRLEWPREQIEHYRTARLRALLSHARERSPFHARRLRGLDPSTATVADLASLPMMTKQDAQDEWDAIVTTGDLDRARAERILAEQQWFSYTPNDEQIFSSGGSSGVRGVYVWDWQFYVSAACLAWRVQAREERMVPMRPSSRLAVLAAGVPPHASTPLFDVPTAPGMETVVIPAGAPFDEILAAVAAAHPTHLVGYASVIGRLARAALSGDLQVRPVRVSTNSEPLLDEDRQAIDEAWSVPIHNLWGSTEIGVQAVGCGQGEGLHVCEDEVVLERVDAGGAPVAADAPAVRTLATGLANRTFPFIRYDLGDQVTLLPGTCPCGSAFVRVADIGGRRDDDFRYGTKTVPASTFRYVLGADPRVSEYQVRQTVDGAEIFAVGDPDVARLTSAVAAALRRQGLSDPQVRIEVVDHLQRHQASGKLQRFIALR; encoded by the coding sequence ATGTCCCGATCGGTACCCGGAGACGGGTCGGACGACCCGGGGCACATGGCGTACGCGCGTGTGCGCGCCGGCCAGGTGAATGCGGTTCAGGCGGCCCTCGGGGACCACACGGGACGCCTGGAATGGCCACGAGAACAGATCGAGCACTACCGGACCGCGCGGCTACGGGCCCTGCTCTCGCACGCCCGTGAACGGTCGCCGTTCCACGCCCGGCGACTCCGCGGTCTCGATCCGTCGACGGCCACGGTCGCCGACCTGGCGTCGCTGCCGATGATGACCAAGCAGGACGCGCAGGACGAGTGGGATGCGATCGTCACCACCGGTGACCTCGATCGCGCGCGGGCCGAACGAATTCTGGCCGAGCAGCAATGGTTTTCGTACACCCCGAACGACGAACAGATTTTCAGCTCGGGTGGATCGAGTGGTGTCCGCGGCGTCTACGTGTGGGATTGGCAGTTCTACGTGTCGGCCGCGTGCCTGGCCTGGCGGGTACAGGCGCGGGAGGAACGGATGGTACCGATGCGGCCTTCGTCGCGTCTCGCCGTGCTGGCCGCCGGCGTTCCCCCGCACGCGAGCACCCCACTGTTCGATGTGCCGACGGCACCGGGGATGGAGACCGTCGTCATCCCGGCAGGTGCACCGTTCGACGAGATCCTCGCCGCGGTGGCCGCCGCCCACCCCACGCACCTGGTCGGTTATGCGTCGGTGATCGGACGGCTCGCCCGGGCCGCCCTGTCCGGGGATCTGCAGGTCCGCCCCGTCCGGGTGAGCACCAACTCCGAGCCACTGCTGGACGAGGATCGGCAGGCCATCGACGAAGCCTGGTCCGTGCCGATCCACAACCTCTGGGGGTCGACCGAGATCGGCGTGCAAGCAGTCGGTTGCGGGCAAGGCGAAGGTCTGCACGTGTGCGAGGACGAGGTGGTGCTCGAACGTGTCGACGCCGGTGGCGCCCCGGTCGCCGCCGATGCGCCCGCAGTCCGAACGCTCGCCACCGGCCTCGCCAACCGGACGTTTCCCTTCATCCGTTACGACCTCGGCGATCAGGTCACGTTGCTGCCCGGCACCTGCCCGTGCGGAAGTGCCTTCGTGCGCGTCGCCGACATCGGTGGGCGGCGCGACGACGATTTCCGATACGGGACGAAAACTGTGCCCGCGAGCACATTTCGTTACGTCCTCGGCGCAGATCCGCGTGTCTCGGAGTACCAGGTCAGGCAGACCGTCGACGGTGCGGAGATCTTCGCGGTCGGCGACCCCGACGTCGCCCGGCTGACCTCTGCTGTCGCCGCGGCGCTGCGCCGGCAGGGATTGTCCGATCCGCAAGTCCGGATCGAGGTCGTCGACCACCTACAGCGTCATCAGGCGAGCGGGAAACTGCAGCGGTTCATCGCACTGCGGTAG
- a CDS encoding LLM class F420-dependent oxidoreductase, with the protein MRDFRFSFNIFGFDSRDALLDRCRLGESAGYDTVFAADHLGAPAPFPLLVAVAGATGLRVGTLVLNAPFWNAALLAREIATTDVLTDGRLEVGLGAGHMKWEFDAAGVEWKAFGGRVEQLSELVDGLRTCFTTDFAELPEDRTVPRPLQRRGFGGSGPPLIIGGTGDRVLRIAAAHADIVGVAGTFQIPGRPPGTFRLATADEAAERIRFVRTHAGARAERIEWHLLVQLVVETDDRRAAANEIAERLGGTMSVDDVLGTPYVLVGTVEEMAGQLRSHRERYGFSYITVHEPYLEVFAPVIRRLREQN; encoded by the coding sequence ATGCGCGATTTCCGATTCTCGTTCAACATCTTCGGCTTCGACTCCCGCGATGCCCTTCTCGATCGATGCCGGCTCGGTGAGAGCGCCGGCTACGACACCGTGTTCGCCGCCGACCATCTCGGCGCCCCGGCTCCGTTCCCCCTGTTGGTGGCGGTCGCCGGCGCCACCGGACTGCGGGTCGGAACTCTGGTGCTCAACGCACCGTTCTGGAACGCCGCCCTGCTCGCTCGCGAGATCGCGACGACGGACGTCCTCACCGACGGAAGACTCGAGGTCGGTCTCGGTGCGGGGCACATGAAGTGGGAGTTCGACGCCGCCGGTGTCGAATGGAAGGCTTTCGGCGGCCGGGTCGAGCAGTTGTCGGAGTTGGTCGACGGGCTGCGCACGTGCTTCACGACGGACTTCGCCGAGCTACCGGAGGACCGCACCGTGCCACGACCGTTGCAGCGTCGAGGATTCGGCGGCTCGGGTCCACCCCTGATCATCGGCGGTACCGGCGACAGGGTGCTGCGGATCGCGGCCGCCCACGCCGACATCGTCGGTGTCGCGGGGACGTTTCAGATTCCGGGCCGGCCCCCGGGCACATTCCGTCTCGCCACCGCGGACGAGGCCGCCGAGCGAATTCGGTTCGTACGGACACACGCCGGTGCGAGAGCCGAGAGGATCGAATGGCATCTACTGGTCCAGTTGGTCGTCGAGACGGACGACCGCCGGGCCGCGGCGAACGAGATCGCCGAGCGGCTCGGCGGCACCATGTCGGTGGACGACGTCCTCGGCACCCCGTACGTCCTCGTGGGAACCGTGGAGGAGATGGCCGGGCAACTCCGGAGCCATCGGGAGCGTTACGGTTTCTCGTACATCACCGTCCACGAGCCGTATCTGGAGGTGTTCGCCCCCGTGATCCGCCGACTCCGCGAACAAAATTGA
- a CDS encoding ABC transporter permease, giving the protein MTTMGYALSDSATMLRRNLRHMIRYPSVTVLLVGMPIVLLLLFVYVFGGTLGAGLGDPAGGRGAYIDYVAPGILLMTVASAAQGTAISVATDMTEGIIARFRTMAIARVSVLTGHVIGSMIQTLISLVLVVGVAVLIGFRPTAGIGEWVAATAVLAMFAFALTWLSVAFGLVSKSVETASNLPMVLILLPFLGSGFVPTDSMPAGLRWFAEYQPFSPVIETVRALLLGGPVGSSAVLAVGWSAGIALFGYLWAKRLFNRRVN; this is encoded by the coding sequence ATGACGACCATGGGTTACGCGCTGAGCGACTCGGCGACGATGCTGCGACGCAACCTCCGGCACATGATTCGGTACCCGTCGGTGACGGTGCTCCTCGTCGGGATGCCGATAGTTCTCCTCCTGCTCTTCGTGTACGTCTTCGGTGGCACGCTGGGCGCGGGTCTCGGTGATCCCGCCGGCGGCCGCGGCGCCTATATCGACTACGTGGCACCCGGAATTCTGTTGATGACCGTGGCCAGTGCGGCCCAGGGAACCGCGATTTCGGTCGCCACCGACATGACCGAGGGCATCATCGCCCGGTTCCGGACGATGGCGATCGCACGGGTGTCCGTGCTGACCGGGCACGTCATCGGCAGCATGATCCAGACACTGATCAGCCTCGTGCTGGTCGTCGGTGTCGCCGTGCTCATCGGGTTCCGGCCCACCGCCGGGATCGGGGAGTGGGTGGCGGCGACGGCGGTGCTCGCGATGTTCGCGTTCGCACTCACCTGGCTGTCCGTCGCGTTCGGGCTGGTGTCCAAGAGCGTCGAGACGGCGAGCAACCTCCCGATGGTGTTGATACTGCTGCCGTTCCTCGGCAGCGGATTCGTTCCCACCGACTCGATGCCGGCCGGTCTCCGGTGGTTCGCCGAGTACCAGCCGTTCAGCCCTGTCATCGAGACCGTCCGCGCACTGCTGCTGGGCGGTCCCGTCGGCAGTAGCGCAGTACTCGCGGTCGGGTGGAGCGCCGGCATCGCGCTGTTCGGTTACCTCTGGGCGAAAAGACTGTTCAACCGGCGCGTGAATTGA
- a CDS encoding ABC transporter ATP-binding protein codes for MSAITLTGVDLHYPDGTTGLSGVDLDVRDGEFVALVGPSGSGKTTLLRTVAGFLAPTAGLVRLGDEVVADGTRAVPPDKRGLGMVFQQHAIWPHRSVGRNVAYPLEVAKVPRARRAERVADVLDLVGLPGLAKRDPATLSGGQRQRVALARALVAQPRALLLDEALSALDEPLRDRLRLELRTLTRAQNLTVVHVTHDRAEALALADRVVVLDSGRIQQVGTPEELVQRPRSAFVAKFLSDASLLPGTVSEHGFSSTDGGVHVSRDRLADRSSGTGILAVLPSDIEVTSTESAGTARGIVMSSLFGRDASDVVVSCRGAKFRCAVRGTRPAVGDRVGLTIRRALFYPAPSKTAPPAHGAATLAGAPR; via the coding sequence ATGTCCGCGATCACCCTCACCGGTGTCGACCTCCACTACCCCGACGGCACCACGGGACTGTCCGGCGTCGACCTGGACGTACGCGACGGCGAGTTCGTCGCGCTGGTCGGACCGTCGGGTTCCGGTAAGACCACCCTGCTCCGCACAGTCGCCGGGTTCCTCGCCCCCACCGCGGGACTCGTGCGGCTGGGTGACGAGGTCGTTGCCGACGGCACCCGTGCCGTGCCGCCCGACAAGCGCGGACTGGGAATGGTGTTCCAGCAGCATGCGATCTGGCCGCACCGCAGCGTCGGGCGCAACGTCGCCTATCCCCTCGAGGTCGCCAAGGTGCCGCGCGCCCGCCGCGCCGAGCGGGTCGCCGACGTGCTCGACCTGGTGGGGCTACCCGGGTTGGCCAAACGTGATCCGGCGACGCTGTCCGGTGGGCAGCGCCAGCGCGTCGCTCTCGCCCGGGCGCTGGTGGCGCAACCCCGCGCGCTGCTGCTCGACGAGGCACTGTCCGCACTGGACGAACCGCTGCGCGATCGGTTGCGTCTCGAACTGCGCACCCTCACCCGCGCGCAGAACCTGACGGTCGTGCACGTCACGCACGATCGTGCCGAGGCCCTCGCCCTCGCCGACCGGGTCGTCGTGCTCGACAGCGGGCGAATTCAACAGGTCGGCACACCGGAGGAACTCGTGCAGCGGCCGCGTTCAGCCTTCGTCGCGAAGTTCCTCTCGGACGCGAGTCTGCTGCCCGGCACCGTGTCCGAGCATGGCTTCTCGAGCACCGACGGCGGCGTGCACGTGAGCCGGGACCGGCTGGCGGACAGATCATCCGGAACCGGTATCCTCGCCGTGCTGCCCTCCGACATCGAGGTCACGTCGACGGAGAGCGCGGGTACCGCCCGGGGGATCGTGATGTCGTCACTGTTCGGGCGCGACGCAAGCGACGTCGTGGTGTCCTGCCGCGGGGCGAAATTCCGGTGCGCGGTCCGCGGAACCCGGCCGGCTGTCGGCGACCGCGTCGGGCTGACGATCCGCCGAGCCCTGTTCTACCCGGCCCCGTCGAAGACCGCGCCGCCCGCTCACGGCGCCGCGACGCTCGCCGGCGCGCCGCGCTGA
- a CDS encoding ABC transporter permease, with translation MVSSVRTVSSNAARALPGQRFDPVGAVRVALWLFAAAVIVAPLATVVSLGFGGNHIAQLIDGGIAGAATHSAVSAGLSAVFAVALATVMALLLDRTDLPGRGILRLILLSPLLIPPFVGAIAWTGLLGPSGLVNRFWAERFGGPLWNIYGGDGVVFLLTVHSYPLAYLIIAAALRKVPGDLEQIARIGGASPWRAMRTVTLPLLRPALLAAFTLTAVSNLADFGIPALIGLPERYVTLSTMVYRYIQSGTVDRPLEVVSTIGVVLLLLAVLAVFVDRRLSRRSRQLDGPVTAPQPLPLGGGRIPVGTLAWTVGLALTGLPIFALASQALLPAPGVPLAWDNLTLESIAAAVTAPGTVVGVQNSLLLAVGAGIVCAVAGLVLGVLTTRTRSRDNASLDLLAMLPQAVPGLVIAVGWLIVGRYTGLFDTRWVILCAYVTAFLAIVVQAVRAPLSTTPASLEEAARASGASRLRTLRDVPVAMTVPAAATGGVLVALTAVRELTMSVLLVAPGTQTLGVSIFNLQQAGDYNAASALSLLVTIVGIAGLGLFAGTRAGR, from the coding sequence ATGGTCTCGTCGGTTAGGACCGTTTCCTCCAACGCTGCCCGGGCCCTGCCCGGGCAGCGGTTCGATCCCGTCGGTGCCGTGCGGGTGGCGCTGTGGTTGTTCGCCGCCGCGGTGATAGTCGCGCCGCTCGCCACCGTCGTGTCACTCGGGTTCGGCGGCAACCACATTGCGCAACTGATCGACGGCGGCATCGCAGGCGCCGCGACCCACAGCGCGGTCTCGGCCGGCCTGTCGGCGGTGTTCGCGGTCGCCCTCGCTACCGTGATGGCGTTACTGCTCGACCGCACGGATCTGCCCGGCCGCGGCATTCTGCGCCTGATCCTGTTGTCGCCGTTGCTGATCCCACCGTTCGTCGGGGCTATCGCGTGGACCGGACTTCTCGGCCCGAGCGGCCTCGTGAACCGATTCTGGGCGGAGCGGTTCGGTGGTCCGCTGTGGAACATCTACGGCGGTGACGGCGTCGTCTTCCTGCTCACGGTGCATTCGTACCCGCTGGCGTACCTGATCATCGCGGCGGCGCTGCGGAAGGTGCCGGGTGACCTCGAGCAGATCGCTCGGATCGGGGGCGCCTCCCCGTGGCGCGCGATGCGCACCGTGACGCTGCCGCTGTTGCGTCCCGCACTGCTCGCCGCGTTCACCCTCACCGCGGTGTCGAATCTGGCCGACTTCGGGATTCCCGCACTGATCGGCCTGCCGGAGCGTTACGTCACGTTGTCGACGATGGTGTACCGCTACATCCAGTCCGGCACGGTGGACCGGCCGCTCGAAGTGGTCTCCACCATCGGGGTCGTGCTGCTGTTGCTCGCCGTCCTCGCGGTGTTCGTCGATCGGCGACTGTCGCGGCGCAGCAGGCAACTCGACGGTCCGGTCACCGCCCCGCAGCCGTTGCCGCTCGGCGGTGGCCGCATCCCGGTCGGCACGCTCGCCTGGACCGTCGGTCTCGCGCTGACGGGGCTTCCGATCTTCGCGCTCGCCTCCCAGGCGCTGCTGCCCGCCCCGGGCGTCCCGCTGGCCTGGGACAACCTGACGCTCGAAAGCATCGCGGCAGCCGTGACCGCACCGGGCACCGTAGTCGGCGTGCAGAACTCGCTCCTGCTCGCCGTCGGCGCGGGAATCGTGTGCGCTGTCGCGGGCCTCGTGCTCGGGGTGCTCACCACCCGCACCCGGTCGCGGGACAACGCGAGCCTCGATCTGCTGGCGATGCTGCCGCAGGCCGTACCCGGGCTGGTCATCGCGGTGGGCTGGCTGATCGTCGGCCGCTATACGGGTCTGTTCGACACCCGTTGGGTGATCCTGTGCGCCTACGTCACCGCGTTCCTGGCGATCGTCGTGCAGGCGGTGCGTGCGCCGTTGTCCACCACCCCCGCGTCGCTGGAGGAGGCAGCACGCGCATCCGGCGCGTCGCGCCTGCGGACATTGCGGGACGTGCCGGTGGCGATGACGGTGCCCGCCGCGGCGACCGGCGGTGTGCTGGTGGCGTTGACCGCGGTACGCGAGCTGACCATGTCGGTGCTGCTCGTCGCACCCGGAACCCAGACGCTCGGGGTCTCCATCTTCAACCTGCAGCAGGCCGGCGACTACAACGCCGCATCCGCCCTGTCCCTGCTCGTCACGATCGTCGGCATCGCCGGTCTCGGCCTGTTCGCCGGCACCCGCGCCGGGCGCTGA
- a CDS encoding ABC transporter substrate-binding protein: protein MTPLSRLVSAAALGTVAVLALAACSEPAAADSEQAGAGTLTVYTSEPQAKIDALVAAFTAETGIDVEVFRAGTGDLTARIEAERTTGTIGADVLLAADAPTFEGYKTAGMLQQYTPADVNALNPDVVDPDGYYVGTRIIPTVIAYNTAAVDAPPTAWKDLADPKYRGKITLPNPDVSGAAAFNTAVWLSTPELGEGWLEALAANDPVVAESNGPVGQAVAAGTQPVGIVVDYLVRELAAKGSPIALTYPTDGIPYISQPAGIFTDSDDAEAARKFVDFLVSKQGQELAVEQQYLPVRGDVGTPDGAPALSDLALLTPDLQEITKIQDDAVRKFNGLVG, encoded by the coding sequence GTGACGCCCCTGTCCCGCCTCGTTTCGGCCGCCGCGCTCGGCACGGTCGCCGTGCTCGCCCTCGCCGCGTGCTCCGAGCCCGCCGCAGCCGATTCCGAACAGGCCGGCGCCGGAACGCTGACGGTGTACACCTCCGAACCGCAGGCCAAGATCGACGCGCTCGTCGCCGCATTCACCGCAGAGACGGGTATCGACGTCGAGGTGTTCCGCGCCGGCACCGGCGACTTGACCGCCCGCATCGAGGCCGAACGCACCACCGGCACGATCGGCGCCGACGTGCTGCTCGCGGCCGACGCCCCGACCTTCGAGGGCTACAAGACCGCGGGGATGCTGCAGCAATACACCCCCGCCGACGTGAACGCACTGAACCCGGACGTCGTCGATCCCGACGGCTACTACGTCGGCACCCGCATCATCCCGACCGTGATCGCCTACAACACCGCGGCAGTCGACGCGCCTCCCACGGCGTGGAAGGATCTGGCCGACCCGAAGTACCGCGGCAAGATCACGCTGCCGAATCCGGACGTGTCCGGTGCCGCCGCCTTCAACACCGCGGTGTGGCTCAGCACGCCCGAACTCGGCGAGGGCTGGCTCGAGGCCCTGGCCGCCAACGATCCGGTGGTCGCCGAGAGCAACGGACCGGTCGGGCAGGCCGTCGCGGCCGGAACGCAGCCGGTGGGCATCGTCGTCGACTACCTGGTGCGGGAACTGGCGGCGAAGGGATCGCCGATCGCGCTCACGTATCCCACGGACGGCATTCCGTACATCTCGCAGCCGGCCGGCATCTTCACCGATTCGGACGATGCCGAGGCTGCCCGCAAGTTCGTCGACTTCCTCGTGAGCAAGCAGGGGCAGGAACTCGCCGTCGAGCAGCAGTACCTGCCGGTGCGCGGCGACGTCGGTACCCCGGACGGGGCACCGGCACTGTCCGACCTGGCGTTGCTCACCCCGGATCTGCAGGAGATCACGAAGATCCAGGACGACGCGGTCCGGAAGTTCAATGGTCTCGTCGGTTAG
- a CDS encoding daunorubicin resistance protein DrrA family ABC transporter ATP-binding protein, translating to MTASITTRSAITTTGLRKSYGDKLVLDGIDLDIGEGTIFSLLGPNGAGKTTMVQILSTLVAPDGGDVRIAGHDLTREPDAVRSTIGVTGQFSAVDNLLTGRENLMLMADLHHLRRDAGRARATELLARFDLVEAGAKPAGSYSGGMRRRLDLAMTLVGDPRIIFLDEPTTGLDPRSRRAMWQIIRELVADGVTIFLTTQYLEEADRLADRIALLDGGRLVAEGTPEQLKRLVPGGHITLQLPGVRELDAASRLLGDAPRDEESLTLQVPGDGSVHSLRALLDRLDHASIEVENLTVHTPDLDDVFLALTERATTRKESVR from the coding sequence ATGACAGCATCGATCACCACCCGGTCCGCGATCACCACCACCGGGCTGCGAAAGTCCTACGGCGACAAGCTCGTCCTCGACGGCATCGACCTCGACATCGGGGAGGGAACGATCTTTTCGCTCCTCGGGCCGAACGGCGCCGGCAAGACCACCATGGTCCAGATTCTGTCCACCCTCGTCGCGCCAGACGGTGGCGACGTCCGGATCGCGGGTCACGATCTGACGCGCGAGCCCGATGCGGTTCGTTCCACCATCGGCGTGACCGGCCAGTTCTCCGCGGTGGACAATCTCCTCACAGGTCGCGAGAACCTGATGCTGATGGCTGATCTGCACCACCTGCGCCGCGACGCGGGCCGTGCCCGGGCGACGGAACTGCTTGCCCGGTTCGATCTCGTCGAGGCGGGAGCGAAGCCGGCCGGAAGCTACTCCGGTGGCATGCGCCGCAGGCTCGACCTCGCGATGACCCTCGTCGGCGATCCCCGGATCATCTTCCTCGACGAGCCGACGACCGGCCTCGATCCGCGAAGCCGCCGCGCCATGTGGCAGATCATCCGCGAACTCGTCGCCGACGGGGTCACGATCTTCCTCACCACCCAGTACCTGGAGGAAGCAGATCGGCTTGCCGACCGGATCGCGCTCCTCGACGGCGGCCGGCTGGTCGCGGAGGGAACACCCGAACAGCTGAAGAGGCTCGTTCCCGGTGGCCACATCACCCTGCAGCTGCCCGGGGTGCGTGAACTCGACGCGGCCTCGCGACTCCTCGGCGACGCGCCCCGGGACGAGGAATCGCTCACCCTGCAGGTTCCCGGCGACGGCAGCGTGCACTCGTTGCGCGCGCTGCTCGACCGCCTCGACCACGCGTCGATCGAGGTCGAGAACCTGACCGTCCACACACCCGATCTCGACGACGTCTTCCTCGCGCTCACCGAGCGCGCCACAACCAGGAAAGAGAGCGTGCGATGA
- a CDS encoding DoxX family protein, which yields MTNKRISRLRGASVDYAIAAFRVVIGFLFFCHGTSTLFAWPTAPHSGHTAAVGAWPSWWGAVIQLVCGAALFLGLGTRIAAFLASGSMAYAYFWSHQPDGALPIQNNGELSAIFCWALFLMIFLGGGALSLDRLIAHGVRTARVDDEAAAGEPGSTDELREVNA from the coding sequence GTGACAAACAAGAGGATCTCACGCCTTCGCGGCGCCAGTGTCGACTATGCCATCGCGGCGTTTCGCGTGGTTATCGGCTTCCTATTCTTCTGCCATGGAACTTCGACGTTGTTCGCGTGGCCGACCGCGCCTCACAGCGGGCACACCGCAGCGGTAGGTGCCTGGCCGAGCTGGTGGGGTGCCGTGATCCAACTCGTCTGCGGCGCCGCGCTGTTCCTCGGTCTCGGGACGCGAATCGCGGCGTTCCTCGCCTCGGGTTCGATGGCGTACGCCTACTTCTGGAGCCATCAGCCGGACGGTGCTCTCCCCATCCAGAACAACGGTGAACTCTCTGCCATCTTCTGCTGGGCCCTGTTCCTGATGATCTTCCTCGGCGGCGGTGCACTCTCGCTCGATCGCCTCATTGCTCATGGCGTGCGCACCGCACGGGTCGACGACGAAGCTGCCGCCGGCGAGCCCGGATCCACGGACGAGTTGCGGGAAGTGAACGCCTGA
- a CDS encoding DUF4097 family beta strand repeat-containing protein, which translates to MPTFSTPAPISATVELVVGDARITATDRDDTVVDVHPSDGSRESDVRAAEQTRVEYSAGRLLVKAPKQRGLGLFGKAGSVDVTIALPTGSEFEGEASVATFHGAGRLGACRVKTSAGDVHLGDTGPLDVHTGAGAVTVDHVAGDADLSTGSGKLRAGAIDGSAVIKNSNGDNWIGTIAGGLRVKTANGDISVDDARADLAAATANGDIRIGQVTRGAASVETGHGRIEIGIRSGTAARLDAHTSFGKVHNHMDSVDRPESTDDKVDVRARTGFGDIVIRRVDTQESTSRKAQ; encoded by the coding sequence ATGCCCACATTCAGCACCCCGGCGCCGATCTCGGCCACGGTCGAACTCGTCGTCGGCGACGCGCGGATCACGGCGACCGACCGCGACGACACAGTCGTGGACGTGCACCCCAGCGACGGCTCGCGGGAATCGGACGTTCGCGCCGCCGAGCAGACCCGCGTCGAGTATTCCGCGGGAAGACTGCTGGTCAAAGCGCCGAAGCAGCGCGGTCTCGGCCTGTTCGGCAAGGCCGGCTCCGTCGACGTCACCATCGCGCTGCCGACCGGCTCCGAGTTCGAGGGCGAGGCGTCGGTGGCGACATTCCACGGTGCCGGACGGCTCGGTGCATGCCGGGTCAAGACGTCGGCGGGCGACGTCCACCTCGGCGACACGGGCCCGCTCGACGTGCACACCGGTGCCGGCGCCGTCACCGTGGACCACGTCGCGGGAGATGCGGACCTGAGCACGGGGTCGGGAAAACTCCGCGCCGGTGCGATCGACGGCAGCGCCGTGATCAAGAATTCCAACGGCGACAACTGGATCGGCACGATCGCCGGCGGTCTGCGGGTGAAGACGGCGAACGGGGACATCTCCGTCGACGACGCCCGCGCCGACCTCGCCGCCGCAACAGCGAACGGCGACATCCGAATCGGTCAGGTGACGCGGGGCGCGGCGTCGGTCGAGACCGGCCACGGCCGAATCGAGATCGGCATCCGCTCCGGTACCGCCGCACGTCTCGACGCGCACACGTCCTTCGGGAAGGTGCACAACCACATGGACTCCGTCGACCGGCCCGAATCGACGGACGACAAGGTCGACGTGCGCGCCCGTACCGGCTTCGGCGACATCGTGATTCGCCGCGTTGATACCCAGGAATCGACCAGTCGAAAGGCACAGTGA